The Cervus elaphus chromosome 21, mCerEla1.1, whole genome shotgun sequence genome window below encodes:
- the ZC2HC1A gene encoding zinc finger C2HC domain-containing protein 1A isoform X2: MEGLEENGSVQVGELLPCKICGRTFFPVALKKHGPICQKTATKKRKTFDSSRQRAEGTDIPTVKPLKPRPEPPKKPSNWRRKHEEFIATIRAAKGLGQVLKEGGKLPPPPPPSYDPDYIQCPYCQRRFNENAADRHINFCKEQAARISNKGKFSTDTKGKSTSRTQYKPPALKKLNSPGTTSSGSSRLPQPSGTSKTVVGAPSGKVSSVGSSSGNKLQTLSPSHKGIAVPHVGKMDKLGPPLRTGRHVQKLYESDTKSDSAIKRHELLPIYKTNIKPRNSTPPSLARNPASGVLTSKRKTYSDSYVARPDGDYISSFNGGNTKGVEGNSAGHLPKFCHECGTKYPVEWAKFCCECGVRRMVL, translated from the exons AAAATGGAAGTGTCCAAGTTGGAGAATTGTTACCTTGCAAGATTTGTGGAAGAACATTCTTTCCAGTGGCATTG AAAAAACATGGACCTATTTGCCAGAAAACTGCCACTAAAAAACGGAAGACTTTTGATTCAAGCAGACAAAGAGCTGAAGGAACTGATATTCCAACAGTAAAACCTCTTAAACCTAGG cCTGAACCACCAAAGAAGCCATCTAATTGGAGAAGAAAGCATGAAGAGTTCATTGCCACAATAAGAGCGGCTAAAGGCCTTGGTCAAGTGCTGAAAGAGGGTGGCAaacttcccccacctcctccaccgTCTTATGATCCTG actATATTCAGTGTCCATATTGCCAGAGAAGATTTAATGAAAATGCAGCTGATAGACATATAAATTTCTGTAAAGAACAGGCAGCACGTATTAGTAATAAAGGCAAATTTTCTACTGACACCAAAGGAAAATCAACTTCTCGGACACAG taTAAGCCGCCTgcacttaaaaagttaaattctcCTGGGACCACCTCATCAGGATCATCACGATTACCACAGCCAAGTGGCACTAGCAAAACTGTTGTAG GTGCTCCCTCAGGTAAAGTGTCTTCAGTTGGCAGCTCTTCGGGAAACAAACTTCAGACCTTGTCTCCCTCCCATAAAGGGATAGCAGTCCCTCATGTAGG taaGATGGACAAGTTAGGCCCTCCACTTCGAACTGGAAGACATGTGCAAAAGTTGTATGAGAGTGATACAAAATCAGACAGTGCCATCAAAAGACATGAGTTATTACCCATTTACAA GACTAACATCAAACCTCGAAATTCCACACCACCTAGTTTGGCCCGAAATCCTGCCTCAGGTGTGCttacaagcaaaagaaaaacatacagtGATAGCTACGTGGCCAG GCCAGATGGAGACTACATCTCTTCATTTAATGGTGGAAACACTAAAGGCGTTGAAGGAAATTCAGCGGGACACTTACCAAAATTCTGCCATGAATGTGGGACTAAATACCCTGTAGAATGGGCAAAGTTCTGCTGTGAATGTGGCGTTCGAAGAATGGTTCTGTGA
- the ZC2HC1A gene encoding zinc finger C2HC domain-containing protein 1A isoform X1: MEGLEENGSVQVGELLPCKICGRTFFPVALKKHGPICQKTATKKRKTFDSSRQRAEGTDIPTVKPLKPRPEPPKKPSNWRRKHEEFIATIRAAKGLGQVLKEGGKLPPPPPPSYDPDYIQCPYCQRRFNENAADRHINFCKEQAARISNKGKFSTDTKGKSTSRTQYKPPALKKLNSPGTTSSGSSRLPQPSGTSKTVVGAPSGKVSSVGSSSGNKLQTLSPSHKGIAVPHVGTNIKPRNSTPPSLARNPASGVLTSKRKTYSDSYVARPDGDYISSFNGGNTKGVEGNSAGHLPKFCHECGTKYPVEWAKFCCECGVRRMVL; this comes from the exons AAAATGGAAGTGTCCAAGTTGGAGAATTGTTACCTTGCAAGATTTGTGGAAGAACATTCTTTCCAGTGGCATTG AAAAAACATGGACCTATTTGCCAGAAAACTGCCACTAAAAAACGGAAGACTTTTGATTCAAGCAGACAAAGAGCTGAAGGAACTGATATTCCAACAGTAAAACCTCTTAAACCTAGG cCTGAACCACCAAAGAAGCCATCTAATTGGAGAAGAAAGCATGAAGAGTTCATTGCCACAATAAGAGCGGCTAAAGGCCTTGGTCAAGTGCTGAAAGAGGGTGGCAaacttcccccacctcctccaccgTCTTATGATCCTG actATATTCAGTGTCCATATTGCCAGAGAAGATTTAATGAAAATGCAGCTGATAGACATATAAATTTCTGTAAAGAACAGGCAGCACGTATTAGTAATAAAGGCAAATTTTCTACTGACACCAAAGGAAAATCAACTTCTCGGACACAG taTAAGCCGCCTgcacttaaaaagttaaattctcCTGGGACCACCTCATCAGGATCATCACGATTACCACAGCCAAGTGGCACTAGCAAAACTGTTGTAG GTGCTCCCTCAGGTAAAGTGTCTTCAGTTGGCAGCTCTTCGGGAAACAAACTTCAGACCTTGTCTCCCTCCCATAAAGGGATAGCAGTCCCTCATGTAGG GACTAACATCAAACCTCGAAATTCCACACCACCTAGTTTGGCCCGAAATCCTGCCTCAGGTGTGCttacaagcaaaagaaaaacatacagtGATAGCTACGTGGCCAG GCCAGATGGAGACTACATCTCTTCATTTAATGGTGGAAACACTAAAGGCGTTGAAGGAAATTCAGCGGGACACTTACCAAAATTCTGCCATGAATGTGGGACTAAATACCCTGTAGAATGGGCAAAGTTCTGCTGTGAATGTGGCGTTCGAAGAATGGTTCTGTGA